One genomic window of Erinaceus europaeus chromosome 7, mEriEur2.1, whole genome shotgun sequence includes the following:
- the PIP4K2C gene encoding phosphatidylinositol 5-phosphate 4-kinase type-2 gamma, translated as MASSSAPPTTVSSATVAPGSGFGFASKTKKKHFVQQKVKVFRAADPLVGVFLWGVAHSINELSQVPPPVMLLPDDFKASSKIKVNNHLFHRENLPSHFKFKEYCPQVFRNLRDRFGIDDQDYLVSLTRSPPSETEGSDGRFLISYDRTLVIKEVSSEDIADMHSNLSNYHQYIVKCHGNTLLPQFLGMYRVSVDNEDSYMLVMRNMFSHRLPVHRKYDLKGSLVSREASDKEKVKELPTLKDMDFLNKNQKVYIGEEEKKIFLEKLKRDVEFLVQLKIMDYSLLLGIHDIIRGSEPEEEGPVREEETEGDGDCGLTGPPALVGSYGTSPEGIGGYIHSHRPLGPGEFESYIDVYAIRSAEGAPQKEVYFMGLIDILTQYDAKKKAAHAAKTVKHGAGAEISTVHPEQYAKRFLDFITNIFA; from the exons ATGGCGTCCTCCTCGGCCCCACCCACCACCGTATCGTCGGCGACAGTGGCCCCTGGCTCGGGTTTCGGCTTCGCTTCCAAGACCAAGAAGAAGCATTTCGTGCAGCAGAAGGTGAAGGTGTTCCGGGCGGCCGACCCGCTGGTGGGAGTGTTCCTGTGGGGCGTAGCCCATTCG ATCAATGAACTCAGCCAGGTGCCTCCCCCAGTGATGCTGCTGCCAGATGACTTTAAGGCCAGCTCCAAGATCAAGGTCAACAATCACCTTTTCCACAG GGAAAATCTGCCCAGTCATTTCAAGTTCAAGGAATACTGCCCTCAGGTCTTCAGAAATCTCAGAGATCGGTTTGGCATTGATGATCAGGATTACTTG GTATCCCTTACCCGAAGCCCACCAAGTGAAACTGAAGGCAGTGATGGTCGCTTCCTTATCTCCTATGATCGGACCCTGGTCATCAAAGAAGTATCCAGTGAGGACATAGCTGACATGCACAGCAATCTTTCCAACTACCACCAG TACATTGTGAAGTGCCATGGCAACACGCTGCTGCCCCAGTTCCTGGGGATGTACCGGGTTAGTGTGGACAACGAAGATAGCTACATGCTTGTGATGCGAAACATGTTCAGCCACCGCCTTCCTGTGCACAGAAAGTATGACCTCAAG GGTTCCCTAGTGTCCCGGGAAGCCAGCGATAAGGAAAAG GTTAAAGAACTACCTACCCTTAAGGATATGGACTTTCTCAACAAGAACCAGAAAGTTTATATTggtgaagaggagaagaaaatattTCTAGAGAAGCTAAAGAGAGATGTGGAG TTCCTAGTACAATTGAAGATCATGGACTACAGCCTTCTGCTGGGCATTCACGACATCATTCGGGGCTCTGAACCTGAGGAGGAGGGTCCTGTGCGGGAGGAGGAGACTGAGGGGGATGGGGACTGTGGCCTGACCGGACCTCCTGCTCTGGTGGGCTCCTACGGCACCTCCCCTGAGGGCATCGGTGGCTACATCCATTCCCATCGGCCCCTGGGCCCTGGAGAATTTGAATCCTACATTGATGTCTACGCCATCCGGAGTGCTGAGG GTGCCCCCCAGAAGGAGGTGTATTTCATGGGCCTCATTGACATCCTGACACAGTATGATGCCAAGAAGAAAGCAGCTCATGCAGCCAAAACTGTCAAGCATGGG GCTGGGGCAGAAATCTCTACAGTCCATCCTGAGCAGTACGCAAAGCGATTCCTGGATTTTATCACCAACATCTTTGCCTAA